Below is a genomic region from Brassica oleracea var. oleracea cultivar TO1000 chromosome C9, BOL, whole genome shotgun sequence.
AGAGAGAGTCTTGATTCCAAATGCTAGTTAGGTTCTGGCAGCTGATTTGGTTTCTTATACTAACAACAGACGAAGAAAGAAAGCAATTTCGAGATAAGTTCTTATACTCGGAGCAAGAACTTGCTGCTGCCAAAGGGCGTGAAAAGGTGCTTCAGGAGCAGCTCCTAATGGAGATGAATAATTCTCAAGAGCGGTATACAAAAGCACTACAGTCTTGCCATGACCTGGAGGTTGTTCATCTGTCATTTTAATTTGTTGTCACTGTCATTGGTGGCAAAAGTTTTGTTAACATAATCCTTTTGTCACCAGGTAAAGCTTCAAAGTGAAATGAACCTCCCAACGAAAGCCGAGTCTTCAGTTGCAACAGCAGAAGAAAAAGCTAAACTTTTGGAAGAAAAACTAAGTCAGTTGTCTGGTAGTGTGGAGAGGGAGAGAAATCGTCTGAATAATGATATTGCCCACTTGGGTAAAGAAGCAAAGCTTTCTGTATCTAGAATTGGTGCAGATGTAAGTATCAATTAGGAGACTTTATGTATTCACTCAAGGCTTGTTTCTCATGATATCTTGACTGGAGCTTTTCTTTGCTTTTTAGCTTGAAAGGATGCAATGTAGAGCACAGAGTGCAGAGACGGAGTCAGATCTCTTAAGATCACAGCTGGAGGATCTTAAACATAAATTTGACGAGGTAGGCTGTTTTTTGACGTAAATGTTAAATATGATAAAAACAAATCTTTATATGTTATCAACTATTTTGGTAGATTTCTCGCTGACTCATTTGACTTTTTTTCTATTTGTTTCTCTTGCAGTGTTTGCACGAAAAAACTGAAGTATACAAGAAGCTTTCGTCGTTCACTTCTGAAGCAGCTTCTCCTTCTGATAACAATGTATTGTTTAAAACTCTCCTGGAGGAACTTAAGCGCTGTGTAAGTTTGACAAAATGTTATGCTAGTTTCCATATTGTATTTCTTAACAATATTGATACTTGGTAATTGTATCAGGAAGCTGAAGTCCGAGAAGCTAGAAAGCTAAAATCACAGCAATTAGATGCTGAGCTGTTGAAAGTGAAATTACTGGAAGAAAAAAGCCTTAGGGAGAGAGCAGAATCAGAGTTATCAAAATTGCCTGAATTGCAGATAAGCTTTGACAAATTGGAGAATGAGTTGTGCTCTTGGAAGTCATTGCTAAACAACATTCCTGGTGTATCCTGTCCTGATGACGCTGTTATGAAATTCTCGGCGCTGCAAAAGTATGTCAACATAGTCTTAGCAGATTATAAGCTTATCACTAGTCTTCTTATGGTGTTGTTTCAAATAACTATACGTGCATAAAAGATTTCTCTGCTGAGAGATTTGAGATGGTCGTTATCCTCATTTTCCCGATTTCTCGTAGGTGAATAAGATATTATTTATCATAGACATTTGCAACACCACTTTGTACAAATGTAACTTTATATTTTAGAGATATTCTGGCTTGCTAGTGAAAATCTTAGGAGGTAAGTGTGCGTGAGAGCAATCTTCTAGAGTAGTCTTATACCAATTTGAGGTAAACCCTGTATCTATGATTTCCTAGTGACTTGTGTTATGTCTTTTGAAGGGAGGTTCTTGATAGCACTATGAAGATTGGGGAAGCAAGTACACGTTTTAACCAACTGGAGGCGGCTCTGGATGCTACTCAACTTGGCAAGCAGAATGCTGAAACTGAGGCTGCATTAGCTAAAGAGAAATTTGAGGCACTCAAATCTGATGTGAAGAGGATTGAAGCAATGGTACGATTGAATTTTGTTACTTGTGCTGTGTATGAGTCGGAAGGTTCATCATATCCGTATTTCATGTTGATAAATTGTTTGTGCGCTCGTAAGAAGCGGATTAATGCTATGTAAATAGAGTCAATATTCATAGGATAATATCCCAAGTGTTTTGCCGGGACATCGTTGATACAAACCTGTTTTTTTTTTGGCACTCTTGCTAACAGATATATTATCTTATAATGACAGCTTGCTTTGGTCACAGAAGAGAAAGAACAACTAAAAGCTGTTGTTAGTGAGCGAAGGAAGTCCAACAGTGACGGACCTGTGTCCGCGACAACAGATGGAACCCTTGCTGAGGTTCTAGAATACCATTATTGACTATTTTTGGTTCGTAGCGTATTCTTAGTTTGCCTTTTATTTATGTACAGAGCTTTGAATCTTCTCTTGCGAAAAAGGAGAACTATCTTAAGGAGTTGGAGAAGGAGCTAAGTCAACTTAAAGATGTCAATAGTCGTCAACGCGATGAAATAGAACATCTGAATGATAAATTAGTCAGTGAAGCAAGGAGAATGAAGTCGCTGGAACGGGATAGTGATCGCCTACGCTCTGAGATCTCTTTACTGGAGTCAAAGGTACTCAACTGTAACACAGTGTTTGAAGACCAACTCTTGACATTTTTTACTGAAAATTGAACATATTCCATGGTTAAAATGAGTTTTATGTACATCATCTTTTGTTAGTGTAAGGTACCATGAAATGTTCCATTATATTGTAAAAGCAAAAACAAAAATGCCATTTAGCATTTATATGGTTTGCTTTTTATTTGGCAGCTGGGACATGGTGATTTCTCTGCTGCAAATACAAGGGTTTTGCGCATGGTGAATACTCTTGGTGTAGAGAATGAGGCCAAACAAACAATAGAAGCTTTACAAGCAGAGTTACAAAAAACAAAAGAAAGACTTCAAGCTGTTGAAGAATTGAAGAGCCAGTCAGGTAAATTTCGAATTTTCTAACCTTTTTCCTTTTTTGATGTTGCCAGTAGTCAACAATTACAAATTAAATTAAGCCTGTAGAAACATGCATTAATTTCTCTGTGTCATAATACTCTGCATGCATTAAAAAAAAAGTCATCGTAGTTTACAGAGTAAGTAGGGGTTATTGGTTGTTGTATTTTAATGGATTTGAAAATCCAAACTAAATTTAGTGTTATTGGTTCTATGATTTTCAAATCTGTATTAAAATCATGTGTTATTGGTTTAATGATTCATAAATTCTGTATCAAATCAAGTGTTATTCAATCGTACGGATTTACTAATATATTTGATTTTATAATGGATTTGAATGAATTTGTTTGGATTTTTTAGTTAAAAATACAAAGACTCAAATCCGAGGGAAAACCTCCGGATTTGCATATTTTACTTGGATTTATAAATACTATATAGATTTCTAAATCAATCAAAATATATAAACCAGACAATTTATTTTCGTGAATATTTTCACAGGAGATGCAGGTAAGCTAGTTGATTCTCATATAACTGGAAAGATTGCTCAACTAAAAGAGCAAATTGCTACACTTGAGAAACGTGAAGAGAGGTATGTCGTTGATAAATGTTGAATACATACTTTTGTCCGACCTGTAACCTTTCTTTCCTCATACTGAAGCATGTGGAGACTATGAAACAGGTACAAAACTGTTTTTGCTGATAGGATTTCCGTGTTTAGGAGGGCTTGTTGTGAGCTTTTCGGTTATAAGGTAGGCCACTTGCTCGTAGCACTCGCATGTCTTTACTGCCTTTAATTGTGATTCCTTCCATTATTAATGATGATCATAAATCCTTGTTCACGTACAGAAACTTGTTATCTTATTCGTGGCAGATTGTAATGGATGAACATCAGCGTCCCAATGGAATCCCAGTTACTCGTTTTACTCTCCAGTCGATCTATGCTCAAAGTGACGGTGAAAAACTTGAATTTGATTACGAATCTGGAAACACTAGCATCCTAGTAAGTCATTATAGGGCAACTTTTATATATATACACTTCAAATGTTGCATTTGAAGCTTTTTTTGTCTCGGTTGATTTAGTAATACTGATTTCATCCCATCAGGACAATCAATACACCTCTCAGGGTGAGATAGCGAAGCAGGTAAAGTGCAGAACTTATTTTTCCTTGGTAACATGATCATCCTCTTAGTATAGCAGTGTACAGTCCTCATTCTATGTGTGTTGATTGCAGATAGAAATATTCATCAGGAAATTCAACTCGATTCCAGCTTTTACAGCCAATTTAACAATGGAATCATTCAACCGCCGCACGCTATACTGAGAGTACCGAGTCATTATTCCCAACTCGTTTTTTTTTTTTTTGGTTTGTATAAATTCAAATTCCGCTGAAAGGCCGCAGGCTTAAAACCAAACTCATCTATTTATTATATCCATATTTGTGGTTGTGTTATCTCTGCGGGAAGTGTGGTGATTGGTAACACTCTATTTTGGTATAAAAGATGCTGACGTGATTTAGATCAGTGTCTTTTGGAAGCTGGAAGATCTGATTTGATTGTAGACCACCTTGATCCCGATAAGCAAGTGTTGCAGTTGCTCTATATCTCTATAAGATTCCTTAACCTTTAGGATGATTTTGTATTACTAACTATGGCATCAAAATGTTAGCGAGGATCTCTAACTTTATCTGAAATTATGTTTTAATAAAAACTGTAAATGTTAAACTCCTTTTTCTTACGTTAGCAAACCTGTCTTTTAAATTCGTTACTTCTGGAGTAAAACCTCTACTATTTTATCGAATGTTGACTTGCGACGAGTACTGTCAATATAATTTTTGTGCACATAATTAGTGAGTGAGGAGCCAGTATTAGGTCTGCGTATACGGGTATTGGATCGGATTCGGTGGATTTCAGATTTTGAGGTTTTTAGTTTAAGGTTTAGTATATGTTCGAGTGATTTTATAAATTGGATTCGATTCAGATATTTAGATTTAGATATTTTGGGTCAGATCCCCTATATATTATTTGAGAAGTATTACAACTTTTTTTTGAAGCCACATGTCATCACTATAATGATTCTTAGAATCATTAGAAAAATATGTTGGTCCATTTAATTACATAATAAACTTTTTATTAAACTAACAATAAATTCATCATTAATGTACTTTATTATTTCCTTAAATAAAATTTACGGAATTGCCAAATGTTGCTAAAGTATATATGGCAATTAATGATTTTGAATAATAAATATTTGATAAAAAATAATGTATCTTCTATCATATTTGTTTAATTTTAAGCTATTAAATAAATTAAACAACCACAATAACCATATAATAAAAATTTAGATTTTTATGTATATGTTTTTTGTTTTCAGTAATTTAAATTTTTTTGTATAAAAGATACAAATGATCAAAAAACTATATGAGTAGAAATCATCATTTAATAGACATTAATATTAAAAATATACTAAAATATATTATCTATGTTAGTATCATTTAAATTTAATAACATATCCTATCAAATAAAATTTTTTTTTGGATTAATACAATTGATTTATATGTTCGCACCAATTTAATTATATTTTTAATAGTTACAGACTTTTTATTATTTAATATATATTTATTATTTTATAATATATTAAATATTTAATACATAAAATAATTTATATATATAATGTTGATCCCGCGCAAGGCGCAGATCTTAACCTAGTTCAATTAGTATAAGCCACAAAGGATCAGCAAACTTGTTATTGCAAATGTTAAAGCTTCTCAAATGCAACAAAGTTCATGATCTCGACATGAATATAACCACTGAACTGGTTGTTGTTGAAAAACATAAGTCCAGTTTGTTTGAACAATCACTTCTTCTAATTTTTTTTTTGGTTTGCATAATGTGCTGAGACGT
It encodes:
- the LOC106319457 gene encoding mitotic spindle checkpoint protein MAD1 isoform X1, whose translation is MILRTPPPKKARSEAGGSSTPTGDQLVIYEDSPLPAPLQTASHDHSDQHLCTYQCRQMVKSDVLDALSKAEKQAQGYQTMLQTLNQNFTQADEERKQFRDKFLYSEQELAAAKGREKVLQEQLLMEMNNSQERYTKALQSCHDLEVKLQSEMNLPTKAESSVATAEEKAKLLEEKLSQLSGSVERERNRLNNDIAHLGKEAKLSVSRIGADLERMQCRAQSAETESDLLRSQLEDLKHKFDECLHEKTEVYKKLSSFTSEAASPSDNNVLFKTLLEELKRCEAEVREARKLKSQQLDAELLKVKLLEEKSLRERAESELSKLPELQISFDKLENELCSWKSLLNNIPGVSCPDDAVMKFSALQKEVLDSTMKIGEASTRFNQLEAALDATQLGKQNAETEAALAKEKFEALKSDVKRIEAMLALVTEEKEQLKAVVSERRKSNSDGPVSATTDGTLAESFESSLAKKENYLKELEKELSQLKDVNSRQRDEIEHLNDKLVSEARRMKSLERDSDRLRSEISLLESKLGHGDFSAANTRVLRMVNTLGVENEAKQTIEALQAELQKTKERLQAVEELKSQSGDAGKLVDSHITGKIAQLKEQIATLEKREERYKTVFADRISVFRRACCELFGYKIVMDEHQRPNGIPVTRFTLQSIYAQSDGEKLEFDYESGNTSILDNQYTSQGEIAKQIEIFIRKFNSIPAFTANLTMESFNRRTLY
- the LOC106319457 gene encoding mitotic spindle checkpoint protein MAD1 isoform X2 — encoded protein: MILRTPPPKKARSEAGGSSTPTGDQLVIYEDSPLPAPLQTASHDHSDQHLCTYQCRQMVKSDVLDALSKAEKQAQGYQTMLQTLNQNFTQADEERKQFRDKFLYSEQELAAAKGREKVLQEQLLMEMNNSQERYTKALQSCHDLEVKLQSEMNLPTKAESSVATAEEKAKLLEEKLSQLSGSVERERNRLNNDIAHLGKEAKLSVSRIGADLERMQCRAQSAETESDLLRSQLEDLKHKFDECLHEKTEVYKKLSSFTSEAASPSDNNVLFKTLLEELKRCEAEVREARKLKSQQLDAELLKVKLLEEKSLRERAESELSKLPELQISFDKLENELCSWKSLLNNIPGVSCPDDAVMKFSALQKEVLDSTMKIGEASTRFNQLEAALDATQLGKQNAETEAALAKEKFEALKSDVKRIEAMLALVTEEKEQLKAVVSERRKSNSDGPVSATTDGTLAESFESSLAKKENYLKELEKELSQLKDVNSRQRDEIEHLNDKLVSEARRMKSLERDSDRLRSEISLLESKLGHGDFSAANTRVLRMVNTLGVENEAKQTIEALQAELQKTKERLQAVEELKSQSGKLVDSHITGKIAQLKEQIATLEKREERYKTVFADRISVFRRACCELFGYKIVMDEHQRPNGIPVTRFTLQSIYAQSDGEKLEFDYESGNTSILDNQYTSQGEIAKQIEIFIRKFNSIPAFTANLTMESFNRRTLY